Proteins encoded by one window of Arcobacter sp. LA11:
- the nuoE gene encoding NAD(P)H-dependent oxidoreductase subunit E, which yields MSKFKYTEEKEQEFQRIAKKYPKIDAMMLPALWLVQEQEGWVSPDAMIFVADKLNKTPIEVYEFATFYTMFNLKPIGTYHIELCKTLSCMLMGAPELKKFIKETIGIEPGQTSEDGRFHLSEVECQGACGGAPMIALNHTYHENLTVDKLKNIIEGCK from the coding sequence ATGAGTAAATTTAAATATACTGAAGAAAAAGAACAAGAGTTCCAAAGAATCGCAAAAAAATATCCAAAAATTGATGCGATGATGCTTCCTGCATTATGGTTAGTCCAAGAACAAGAAGGATGGGTAAGCCCAGATGCAATGATTTTTGTTGCAGATAAATTAAATAAAACACCAATTGAAGTATATGAATTTGCAACATTTTATACAATGTTCAACTTAAAACCAATTGGAACATATCATATTGAGCTTTGTAAAACTCTATCTTGTATGCTTATGGGAGCACCAGAGCTTAAAAAATTCATAAAAGAAACTATTGGTATAGAACCTGGACAAACAAGTGAAGATGGAAGATTTCATTTAAGTGAAGTTGAATGTCAAGGTGCTTGTGGTGGTGCTCCAATGATTGCATTAAATCATACATATCATGAAAATCTAACTGTAGATAAATTAAAAAATATCATAGAAGGATGTAAATAA